The following nucleotide sequence is from Psychroflexus torquis ATCC 700755.
TGTAACCACTAATCTATCATGAATAAAATAGCGCTTAAAAAAGTAAAATTTAATACGTTCTAAAAATTCGGTGCTTTGTTATTTATCGTTTTCAGCTTTTAGTAGAGTTGGCTGTATTTTCAAGATGTTTGTTATTCCTATCCTAGCTGATTTTTGTGGTGATGAAAAAATGTTGAATACCTATTTGGTAATAGCATCTATTTTAATAACTGAATCTTTTTTGTACAAGATTTATGGCCATGCGATCGACTAATAAATGCATTCATCCTGTTTTATTATTTGTTCAGCACTTTGACGGTAATAGGTCTATGCGCCACGTTTATAAAACTATGCTGGTTGACGATTGCAGCTTCACAATTCATACTATTTGTGGTGCTATCAAATGTTGGAAGAGCAGCAGGATCTGGTTGAGTTGGCAACCAAAAAAAATCAATATGCTGGATTATGTTTTGCCATTACACCATTACTTTCAATACCTTTTTAAAAGGATGATTAATTTCAAAAAAAACGAACTCGCTAATTCAAAATTTAAAATGGATTACTGTTTATGACACTACCATTTATACCAAAGTTGGTTCGAGTTTAAAATAACAAAGACTATAAATCTACAATAATGAAAACAAAATTCCTTTCGATTTCAATCCTAACACTAATTTTGTCTTTTTCTGTAATCAGTTGCAAAGTAAAGACTACACTAGCCTACGATAATAGTAGTCCTGAAACACCCGACTATTTTCTGTTAAGACCAGAGGTCGAAAAAGCCTACGGCTATTCACATGCTGTAAAAATTGGAAATCATATCAAAATTTCTGGTGCTGTAAGTATGGATGATGAAGGAAACCCAACTGCTGAAGGGGATTTTGAACAGCAGATGAAAAACTGCTATGCAGATTTAGATAAAATACTAAAACATTTCAATTGCACTTTCGATGATGTGGTTAAAGAAGATGTCTTTACTACCAACATGTCTTTATTTTTGGAACACGCTGCCTACCGAACTGAAATTTATAAAAACCATTTCCCAACTGGCTCGTGGTTGGGTGTCAAAGAACTAGCACTCCCTGAATTTATGATTGAAATTGAATTGGAAGTGTATAAAGCTGAATAAGTGTCAAAATAACTTAAAGTATGGATTTACAGCTTAAAGGAAAAAATGCCATCATCACTGGGGGTAGCAAAGGCATAGGAAAAAGCATCGCCTTACATCTTGCCGAAGAAGGTGTGAATATCGCCATTTGTGCACGTGGCAAAGAGGCCCTCCAAAAAACAAAAAATGAACTTCTTGAAAAAGGAGTAAAAGTTTTTACACAGACATGTGATGTTGGTGATTCAGAACAATTCAATTTATTCCTTACCGCTGTAAAGAATGAATTTGGCAGTGTAGATATTCTGGTCAATAATGCCTCGGCGCTCACTATGGGTGATGAATATCAAGATTGGGAAGCATCACTACAAATTGACTTGATGGCAAGCGTAAGGGCGACAAAAAAAGTAGTGCCTTGGATGAGTGAATCGGGTAGTGGTAACATTTTATTTATTTCATCTGTCTCTGGTTTAGAGTCTGGATCTCCGCCGGCGTATGCCGCAGCAAAAGCAGCGCTTATAAGTTATTCAAAAACAATGGCTGTTCAGTTGGCTCCACAACACATTCGAGTCAACACCATTGCGCCAGGTGCAATTGAATTTGAAGGTGGGCTTTGGGAAATGATTAAAGAAAATAACCGCCCATTTTACGATATGGCAATCGATGCCAGTCCTTTAGGTAGATTAGGAACCCCAGATGAAATCGCAAAAGTTGCCACCTTTTTAGTTTCGTCCTGTGCCAGTTTGGTTACTGGAACATGCCTAGCTATCGATGGTGGATCACATAAATCGAATTTGTAAATCATAGTCATATTAAAAACTGTAGTATGAAAACAATTAAAATACAATTAGCAACACTATTCATGGTACTGTTTAATGTTATTGCATACGGCCAAGAAAACACAGACCATCAAAACGCAGTCATTATAGACAGTCTCTACAAAGCCTTTTCAGTAGGAGATGTGCCTTCGGTTCTGGGTTTAATGGATGCCGAAATTGTTTGGAACGAAGCCGAAGGAAACGCCTATGCCGATGGTAACCCATACATTGGCCCAGAGGCGGTTTTAAATGGTGTTTTCGCAAGAATTCTTGCAGAGCATGACTACTTTACTTTAGAGGACATTGAGTTGCACGATATGATCAATAACAAAGTGCTAGCCACTTTACGCTACAATGCCAAACACAAGGAAACAGGTAAAACATACAACGCGCAAGCCGCTCATTTGTGGACTTTAAAAGCTGGTAAAATCACAGCCTTTCAACAGTATGTAGATACCAAGAAGCTGGCTGATGCCGCAACAAATTAAATTTTAAACTAAAAACATTAAACATGAAAAAAATATTGATCACCGGTTGTAGTACCGGATTCGGATTTGAAGCTGCCAAATATTTGGCTAAAAAAGGACACCAAGTTTACGCTACTATGCGAAACCTAAACACCTCAAATGCTGAGGCAGGAGAAACTTTAAAAGATTTTGCAAAGACAAACACCCTTAAAATTGATGTGGTTGAACTTGACGTAACTTCAGATGAAAGTGTCTCTAAAGCCATGAGCAACATACCAACGGTAGATGTCCTCATCAACAATGCAGGACGTGGTTTTGGCGGTCCTCTAGAAAGTTTTACCTCAGCAGAATGTCTAGCACAATTGGATTTAAATGTAGTAGGCAATGTTAGAATGATCAAAGCTGTGTTGCCAGGAATGCGTGCCCAAAAATCGGGCTTAATCATTCAATTGAGTTCCGTTGCCGGTCGTTTGGCTGTTCCTGGTTTTGGCATTTACCATGCTAGTAAATGGGCTGTTGAAGCTTTAAGTGAATCCTTACGATGTGAGCTTGGACCTTTAGGAATTGACGTGGCCATGGTGCAACCTGGACCATTTTCAACCAATTTTTTACCAGGTCTAGTCTTGGCGACTAATGAAGAAGTGGCTAAAGCTTATGAGCATGTGAACGCTTTTAGCGAAGGTTTTGCAACCAATGCTCAAGCCGCTTTTGCAGATGAAAATGCCCCAACCGATCCGATGATTGTTGTTAAAACCTTTGAAAGACTTATCGATACCCCAGAAGGCAAAAGACCCTTAAGAACCATTGCAGGTATGGACTTTGGAGTACAAGCCATCAACGATGCCATGGAACCTTTTAGAATAGGTGTTTTAGAAAGTTTTCAAATTACCGATTGGGATGGTGTAAAAGCATAATTATTAAATCGAATTAAGCATGAAAACAAAAATCATTTTAACCCTAGTTATTTTATTCTTCATCTTGAGTTGTGTTGAAAAACCCAAAAATTCAGTAGAACCTCAATCCACTAAAAAATCTAGCTATTTTGATTATTCCAATAGCGATGACCAAGTTACAGGTGGCATCAACATGATTCCTATAGACACCAAAAAAGGCACCTTCAACGTTTATACCAAACGCATGGGTAACAATCCCAAAATGCGTGTTTTATTGTTACATGGTGGCCCAGGAGGAACTCACGAAGCCTTTGAAAATTTTGATGGCTACCTACCAAACGAGGAAATTGAATATATCTATTATGACCAACTAGATTCCTATTACAGCGATAAACCCAACGACCCTTCGCTTTGGACCACAGAACATTTTGTTGAAGAGGTAGAGCAAGTGCGGAAAGCCTTAAACCTTAACAAAGACAATTTTTACCTACTCGGTCAGTCTTGGGGTGGCATATTAGCTATGGAATACGCTCTAAAATATCAGGACAATTTAAAAGGGCTTATCATTTCTAATATGGTGGCTAGTGTTGCTGAATATAACAAATATGCCCAAGAAGTTTTAGGACCACAATTACCGGAAGAAGTGTTGAAAGAAATCAAAGCTATTGAAGCCATTAAAGACTATGCCAACCCCCGATACGAAGAGCTATTGATGACTCATTATTATACGGAGCATATTTTACGCAAACCTTTAGAGGAATGGCCAAAATCCATCCACCTCATGTTCGAACATCTTAATCCAAATATTTACATCTATATGCAAGGCCCAAGCGAATTTGGTATTACCGATGAAGCAACATTGAGTGATTGGGATGTTTCCGATAGACTCAAAGAAATAAAAGTCCCAACCTTAATGCTCGGTGCAACGTACGACACTATGGATCCAAAATATATGGAATGGATGGCCACTGAAGTCCAAAATGGACGAAGTGTGACCACCAACGGATCACATGTCTCACAATTTGACGACCCAGAAACTTATTTTACTGGATTGATACAGTTTATCAAAGACGTAGATAATGGATCATTTTAAGATTTGAATAGATAACTCAATTACAACCAACTCATATGAATCTTAAAAAATCTTTAGTCATTGCCGTTTCTTTAAGTATATTAAGCATAGCAGCATGGGAAATCTATTGGCGTTCTCAAGGCTATTTCCCAGATTTAGACGACGATAAATACCTTTGGGCAAAAACACGAGCCAATGTGGACAAGGCAACTGGAGATGATGTAGTACTTATAGGGTCTTCCAGAGTGCTCTTCAATATTCAGCTTGGTCAATGGGAAACATCAACTGGTATCAAGCCTATTCAATTAGCAAATGCAGGCGCTACCCCGTTGCCAGTATTTCATGATATTGTTGAAAATACTAACTTTAAAGGAACTGTAATCGTTGGTGTAACACCACCTTTATTTTTTTCAACCACTTTTGAACAAGCCCCACCTTGGAGCAGAGCATCCTCGTTATCAGTATTTTATAAAAATCGTACTTATGCACAACGCCTTAATCATAGCTTGTCTATTCCAATTCAAAATTGTTTAGCCTTTGTATCTAATGACGACGAAGCTTGGTTTGATGACATTAATCTAAAAGCTATACTCAAAACTATTCAACTGCCATCTCGAACAGAAAAACTTCCAGAATCTCCATTTAGAAGATTCCAAGATATAGATATCAACAGAAATGTTAGAATGAAAGAACGAATGTTGAGTGATACGGCCTTTGCAAATTCTATTAAAACAGTTTGGAAGACTATGTTATCTGGAGATATGCCACCACCAGAAAAAGAAGCAACAATCGAATACTTCCTGAAAGATGCTGAAAAGTTCACCTCTAGAGGAGGAAAAATCATCTTGTTACGAAGCCCTTCGGATGGTTTTTTTAAAGAACTAGAAAGCAAGGGTTTGCCGCGATCAGAATTTTGGGACGAATTGGTTACAAAAGCAAATGTTCCCGCTTATCATTACCAAGATTATGAAAGTTTAAGCGCATTTAAAACCATAGAATGGTCTCATTTATCGGCTAAAGATGCAGATCAATTTACAGAAAATTTTGTAAAAATTCTTCTAGAGGATGGACTTATCACTAACATTAAAACCAACTAATTATGTTATTTAATTCATTGAGTTTTGTTGTGTTTTTGGTGATAGTTTTGGCACTTTATTATTCAAAATTCTTCAGCTGGACAAGTAAAAAAAGAATGCTGCTTTTAGCTAGTTATTTGTTTTACGGCCTTTGGAATCCACCTTTGGTGATTTTATTGTGGATATCAACACTTGTAGACTGGACTGCTGGAAAAAAATTAGCTATAGAAGAAAATCAACGTAAAAGAAAACTTTGGTTATTGCTAAGTTTAATTGTTAATCTCGGTTTTTTAGCTTTTTTTAAATACAGAGATTTTCTGTTAGATAATTTTACAAGTGTTGTAAATGCATATGGTTATGGCTATGAAGCGCAACCTATGGATATTATTTTGCCTATGGGTATTTCGTTTTACACCTTTCAAACCATGTCTTATACCATAGATATTTATAAACGTCAAATAAAACCTGCCCATACTTTTTTGGATTTTGCACTTTACGTCACCTTCTTTCCACAACTTGTTGCAGGGCCAATTGTAAGAGCCAAAGATCTGATTACCCAATTTTACGAAGAAAAAAGAGCTACTTTTAATCAATTTGCTTGGGGAACTTTCCTACTGACTATTGGCTTGTTTCAAAAAATAGTCTTAGCAGACATTTTATTGGCAGACACGTCTGATAAAGTTTTCGGTTCTCAATCCATCCTTCACGGATTAGACGCTTGGACGGGCACATTGGCATTTTCAGGACAAATATTTTTCGATTTCGCAGGGTATTCTACGTGTGCTATTGGTATAGCCTTAATGTTGGGTATTGTGTTACCAGACAACTTCAAATATCCTTATGCATCCATTGGGTTTTCAGATTTTTGGAGACGTTGGCACATTACACTTTCCACTTGGTTAAGAGATTATATTTACATTCCGTTGG
It contains:
- a CDS encoding MBOAT family O-acyltransferase, with the protein product MLFNSLSFVVFLVIVLALYYSKFFSWTSKKRMLLLASYLFYGLWNPPLVILLWISTLVDWTAGKKLAIEENQRKRKLWLLLSLIVNLGFLAFFKYRDFLLDNFTSVVNAYGYGYEAQPMDIILPMGISFYTFQTMSYTIDIYKRQIKPAHTFLDFALYVTFFPQLVAGPIVRAKDLITQFYEEKRATFNQFAWGTFLLTIGLFQKIVLADILLADTSDKVFGSQSILHGLDAWTGTLAFSGQIFFDFAGYSTCAIGIALMLGIVLPDNFKYPYASIGFSDFWRRWHITLSTWLRDYIYIPLGGNRYGITRMYAALIITMLLGGLWHGAAWTFVVWGALHGFYLVIERILRSKIHIKINVFNGVLLALLTYIMVNFTWVFFRAREFSTAKNMITSMLFMNSEGEKIIETFDVTKVLLLVGILFICHWLMRNTSMKDVSLKVHPWILGVIWAVILFLIIISQGSSEQFIYFQF
- a CDS encoding RidA family protein, whose protein sequence is MKTKFLSISILTLILSFSVISCKVKTTLAYDNSSPETPDYFLLRPEVEKAYGYSHAVKIGNHIKISGAVSMDDEGNPTAEGDFEQQMKNCYADLDKILKHFNCTFDDVVKEDVFTTNMSLFLEHAAYRTEIYKNHFPTGSWLGVKELALPEFMIEIELEVYKAE
- a CDS encoding SDR family oxidoreductase, translating into MKKILITGCSTGFGFEAAKYLAKKGHQVYATMRNLNTSNAEAGETLKDFAKTNTLKIDVVELDVTSDESVSKAMSNIPTVDVLINNAGRGFGGPLESFTSAECLAQLDLNVVGNVRMIKAVLPGMRAQKSGLIIQLSSVAGRLAVPGFGIYHASKWAVEALSESLRCELGPLGIDVAMVQPGPFSTNFLPGLVLATNEEVAKAYEHVNAFSEGFATNAQAAFADENAPTDPMIVVKTFERLIDTPEGKRPLRTIAGMDFGVQAINDAMEPFRIGVLESFQITDWDGVKA
- a CDS encoding nuclear transport factor 2 family protein produces the protein MVLFNVIAYGQENTDHQNAVIIDSLYKAFSVGDVPSVLGLMDAEIVWNEAEGNAYADGNPYIGPEAVLNGVFARILAEHDYFTLEDIELHDMINNKVLATLRYNAKHKETGKTYNAQAAHLWTLKAGKITAFQQYVDTKKLADAATN
- a CDS encoding proline iminopeptidase-family hydrolase — protein: MKTKIILTLVILFFILSCVEKPKNSVEPQSTKKSSYFDYSNSDDQVTGGINMIPIDTKKGTFNVYTKRMGNNPKMRVLLLHGGPGGTHEAFENFDGYLPNEEIEYIYYDQLDSYYSDKPNDPSLWTTEHFVEEVEQVRKALNLNKDNFYLLGQSWGGILAMEYALKYQDNLKGLIISNMVASVAEYNKYAQEVLGPQLPEEVLKEIKAIEAIKDYANPRYEELLMTHYYTEHILRKPLEEWPKSIHLMFEHLNPNIYIYMQGPSEFGITDEATLSDWDVSDRLKEIKVPTLMLGATYDTMDPKYMEWMATEVQNGRSVTTNGSHVSQFDDPETYFTGLIQFIKDVDNGSF
- a CDS encoding SDR family NAD(P)-dependent oxidoreductase; its protein translation is MDLQLKGKNAIITGGSKGIGKSIALHLAEEGVNIAICARGKEALQKTKNELLEKGVKVFTQTCDVGDSEQFNLFLTAVKNEFGSVDILVNNASALTMGDEYQDWEASLQIDLMASVRATKKVVPWMSESGSGNILFISSVSGLESGSPPAYAAAKAALISYSKTMAVQLAPQHIRVNTIAPGAIEFEGGLWEMIKENNRPFYDMAIDASPLGRLGTPDEIAKVATFLVSSCASLVTGTCLAIDGGSHKSNL